The following nucleotide sequence is from Macaca fascicularis isolate 582-1 chromosome 15, T2T-MFA8v1.1.
TACAAACAGATAACACAAGGAGCTCTGTTGGAGACGCTGTTTCTTCAACCTTGACGGGTGGCAAAGCGAAGGTATTCCTTGTCACTGACACCAGAATGTGGCCAAGAGGGAAAGGAAACTCTGGGATCTCTCAGGGCATCTGAATCTCAAAACCTCCAGGAAGCCTCTTAGGAGGCCTGTGTAGTGATGACAGCTGGTGGCATTAAAGGGTTCAAGCACAACGAATGAGGCTTTTCTGGCACAGGGTAACTAGCAGTCAAGGTACACTACTGgaatttccagaaagaaaatgtgattttgcAAGTACAGCATCAAAGTGAAGTTTATACttgacagaaagcagaaaacaaaagttCCAGATATGATTCTGTCATACAGAGTTAATAATAAGATTGCTTTTTAGGACTAGATTGACTCAGTGCACCCTGGAGAGCCCATGGGTCTCCTTTTGAGCAAACATAAATCCAAACTCAGTCCTAGAGCAAATACTTAACAAATGCTGGTTGTCTAAATGTATATGTAGCACATATTTAACATGTACTAAATCATATGAAAGATTATGAAAAGCTATGGGAAAGATAACTTAGAAACAAAGAAGGCATGTGTCCTGACCTTTGGGAGCTTCAAATTCATTCCATCTGCTACATAAGAAAcactacaataaataaaaatagcaaagtgCACAGCAGACATATAATGTGTTactatttagggaaaaaaatttaaaaatatatgcttttaacATACATTTCCAAATGTAGACTATCTTTAGAAGAACATATGAATAAAAGGCAGTAGCAGTTGCTTCTGGAAAGGAAACTTGAATGGCTTGGAGGATGAAGTGGAGATTTTCAAACCATCTCCCATGGgatcttttgaattttgaatcatGGAAAggtatgaatttaaaatttaatagcaTTTGAATAGAAAAGACAGAACTGTTAAACAATATCAGACACTATATAAACAAGCATTAGATTGTATGGCAAAGGCAAATCAGGGATAAATATAATGCTAGAAAAGGAATTCCAGTGTTATTTTTCAGGGTTATTTTAAGTACTGACTTCTCTTTGTAAATGAAAATTACTTTGATTATTAAGATGTTTAAATACATTCAACTGTCCCAGACCACATTGGCCTATTTCCTCCTCTTGGCAACACTGCTCAGCTTTTCTCCTCACATCATCCTTATGCTATGACACTGGACTAGattgtaataatatattttcttattaatctcCTTATTATACTccaagctccttgaggacaggtaCTTTCTCTTGCTCacatctgtagattcaatgcctGGTACAGTGATTGATATTGCAAGGGCACTTAATAAATGggttttgaataaatgaattgctTAAAGTAAAATATAGCTGTAAATTGTATTATAAAAGGACAGTGGGTGGCAGTCTGAGCTCTGCTATTTACTGgttttggcaagttacttaatctgtTTGCTTCCTCAGCTGTACAATGGGTAAAATAATAGTGGTCATCACAACAGGGTGGTTACAGCGATGAAAGGAGATTATGTGTGTATGGTACCACATAATTATAAAGCTGATATTTAAATGGAACAGATACTGCACAGACACTTGAGGTCTGAGAATAAGATTAAGTCAATCAGAGTATTAATGGGTTAAATAAAGGTGACATCCTATACAAATCAACGGTTTGATCTTTATGCTTCCAATGTGTACTTGTAGTTATAGAGGAGACCAAGCACCTTACAAATACTCCATGTTTTACTAGATGTGAGCAAGTCATTAAGCATCAAGTTTAGTTTGGCGACAAAATTGTAACATCTACTACAATATATCCTCAAAAGAAATCATTCACAACCACACTCCCATGACAAGAAGACCTcacagactcaaaataaataggaaaatctCATACATAAATACTGTTCCAACACTGGGACCCTCAGTCACGCAGAAAACAAATTGAGGCATTGAGTGGAGGCAAAGGGCACTTCTGCAGGAACTGACCCTCAAATTAGGGATTCTCAACCCGTTTTCCTAAGATGAGCAGTGGATGATTTGCTTGGAGGCTCCTTGTTCAGAAGTATCCTTTCTCCCTGTCACATGCACCGATGAGCCCCTCAGGCATTTGAAAGTATCAAGGTCTCCCTCCACGCTCCCTGTTCAactccatttttcttcattctcctcCTCTGCTTTCGCCAGGTTCCATTTTCAGTGCTTGGGCCTTTTAAGTCCCATACTGCATGCATCCCACGGGCCCATTCATTCCTCTGGTCATGCTCAGCCCTGACGAACCCCCAAACCACAGGCTGAGAATCCCTGCTTGAAGATCAGAAGTTCCAATGCTGGATTACGTCTCCTCCAATTGTGTATCTGGAGAGTGATAATAGTATATTAATTTCATGGGGAGCGGTCTGGGGAAAAAGTAACAAGAAATCTAATAAAAAACATAACTCATAGTTGCTGAGATGATAAATGATAAATttgaaatgagagaaagaagCAGGTTATATTTGTACCCAATTATCCTTACATGATATCCTGAAAAACCCCTCAGTCTTGAGCAAATTGGGATGACTTTCCCCCCAGGATGACCCAAATAACATTTGCTACTTAGCTTTACAACACAGATGATGCTACAGGCCACAGAATGAAACTTGCCTGAGCTTGTCAAGTTAATTAGACTGCTTTAAACTTGGGCTCATTGTTAAGTTTGGTTTctaactacattaaaaaaaaattagacaccTTAATATAACTTTCTTCTTAGTTCAATAAACTGGATGAGACTTTTCTGCCCTGcatataaatgtaaacatttgtaGCAAAATGGATTGAAGCAGATGGGTTAAGAGTAAGGGTCTGTGGTTAGGCTAATGGACCCCAAGCTTGATATTTGTGATCAGTTGTGTGTTCTTGGGCACTTTACTTTATCTTCTTGACCCTCTGTTTTCTCtactgtaaaatgaggataattctagtatttttctctctctctttttggtaatggcaaggggtgggggattaaatgagataccgTGCATGGCGCAGTTAACATAGTATTACAATATACAATACTGACACACAATATTTTAGAATCAATTAATTATCCATCCACCTAAGTCAACCTTGTCCCCTGCTGCAGGGAGCTGCTAGGGTGCAGGGCAACAGATTAGCAAAGAGAAGCTgactccttccccttccctgctcctctcctctctccacagAGCTGCTCCCTACTCTCTACTCTTGAAGGCCATCCCTAAACTTCCTGAGATGGTGGAGAAGTTCTTGTATTAGTTGTGAGGCAAAGGGGAACCAGCATTCTTTAAAAGGAGAGGAGATTATGACTAATggatttctctttgttattgctttagctttttgtttcctttgccttctacttCCCAATTCCTTCTGATATTCTTACCACGTTGCTTCTTTGAGTTTGTAACTCGAATGCCACATTTTTTCATATCCATCATTCTCccttgagaaaaagaaatcatttttatttccatatagcACAGCTCTACATCCCATACAGTGACCCAAGTTTAAATTTCAAGTTCTATGAAACATTTGTAATCCCTAGGAAGTCTGGTGGACATCCTTATTCCACAGTTCCCAACTTCTGAGGTTAATTAATTCAATAGGGTAAGGCCCATGCTTTTGATCCCAGATTTTCTTGAGGActatacacttttatttttcatcttttcccaGAGATGAATCAAATTCTGAGGTATTTTAATATCTATTGATTTCTATTCATTTCTACTGCCAACTAATCTCTTTTTCCAGAGAAATATTCAAAATGCAAGCTGGCAACAATTATTTCTTTGTGCAAATCAACTGCATCTCAGGATCTTACTGTCATTGAAACTTGATCCTTATATTCTGGCTATCTCAATCCTGTTAAGAACATAATTTTTGGTAACAGCTTATCTCTACTATCTCAGTTAACACCACTTTCCCCCATGTAAGGGGTTGTGGGGAATTTTTCAACGACTATTGGAATTCCCTTCCATATTCTACTTCCCTATTTAACATCAGACAACTCTATACAATCACTGGATCTCTTGGTATACTTCTCTAAGTATCAGAGGAATTATTTACTCTGAATCATCATAAATGGGAGGAAATTATTTGAATATACTCATTTTCCTGGATTTTAATTGTTCCCACAGGTAAATGGAGAAAGGAACACATGCAAATTATGTAACATCCTCTGccaataattttacaaaatactCTATGGTGAAAATACTACAGTTCTACAGAGGAACTATTTTTATTACTTAGAGTACCCAGAAACCAGCTGGGTGCAACTAATGCAAAACTAAAATGCAACTGAAAATGACAGGCATTTTAGCTCCTTCTTTACAGTAAGTCTGTGGTTATTTTCAtgatagaaaaaaattgtatgacACTGCATCTTCTACCTCCATCCATACCCATTCTCCTGTCCCTCACCCCTTACACCCCATCTTCACCCAGTGATCCCATGCAGCTTCAATATAATTACTGTTGAATAGTGGAATGCCTTTGCACCACCCTGCAGAGGTTAAGTCAGGTTTCCTTGCAGCCATGATCGATCCAATTCTCACCCCCTCCTCATCCCCAGTGGAGACCACTGCAATTAAGGAAATACTACCTTTTCTTAAATAGAAGATGAATGTCAGTGCTACACCAAGGAGTAAAAAGATGGCTCCCAGAATTACCAAGTGAGTCCTTTCATTTGGAGGAAGCGCCAGAGGtagttctgaaaaacaaaacaaaacaaaaacaaactgactAAAGATAAAATTTTGATGGGAAGGGGTCATCAGGAGAATAGTCATCCTTGAAGTTTAGTTTAGCTTTAGGATAATTTTCTTAAATGCCAAAGTTTGAGTGGCTGGAATGGCGAGATACATCTGTTAAAATGGGAACAGCATGGAGAAGTGTAAGAAGCCCAGACTTTGAAAAGGTGGCGCTGGGGTTAAATTCTGCTGCCCCTTAACCAGTTTTGAGGTCTTGGGCAAGATACTTAACCAGTGTACAAAATACAAATGCTAATACATTTCTTGTGAggctaatattttataatgtgcTTAGCACAGTACCACATGGAGTGGCTACTCAGTATTAAATGGTGGCCTTGATTATTtcacttccatttatttatttatttatttatttatttatttatttatttttgaggcaaagtctttctctgttgcccaggctggagggcagtggcacaatcttggctcactgcaacctccgcctcccaggttcaagcaattctcgtgcctcagcttcccgagtagctgggattacgggtgcacgccaccacatctggctaatttttgtatttttagtagaggcagagattcaccatgttggccaggctggttacaaactcctgacctcaagtgatctgcccaccttggcctcccaaagtgctgagattacaggcatgagcctccactcCCGGCCCCTCTtgcattttttaatatagaaGTTAGTAGCCTACAGTACATGGCAGAGATGGCCCACAGTAGAACATGGAAAACCAACCAGCACTGCTAAGGAGCTCCCACCTCCTCCTATCTGTCATCATGATTGGAGGCCAATGCTTGTTGTCTTATCTTTCTCTGCAGTTTGAACATCTCTGGACAACAAGTCATTAGTATCTCTTACTAGGCTCCTTGTCTGGGGTACCATGCAGGAGGAAAAGGGGTCCCATGGCACACAGATGTTCAGAGATTGCTAATTCCCACCTCTTACCCTTAGTCAGCTCCTGCCTGGCTCAGCTCTCCACTGAGACCCATGATCCATCTCTAACTACCCAGGTGAAGCTTTAAAGACACAACAACAGCCAGCTTTTTCCGTAACTTACAGTTTACAATGCCTGttcatatatgttttatttcagtttcagAACAACTTTATGAGTTAGGCAtgccagttattttaaaaaatccccaatttacagatgaggaaacagactcagcACAGTTAAGTGAGTTACTGTAGGCCACCCAACAAGTAAGTTGTCATAAAACAGCTTTTAAATGGCAGGAACCCACTAGTCTAGCTTTTTCTGAAAGCCAGTTGAATACCTGAGGACTCATACCCCAGTAAGAGCATCCCCatcattttctaaactttttttttccctctttctgttcacaagaccatcctggattatcttttcctattgattgACTTTTATGTCTAATTTTTCAGCTGTTTTTGCTGAAGTACGTGGCATTTTCCTGTCAACATCTATTGGGGGCGGGGGAAGTGAGAAGCTCTTCTCAGAGTATCTTTGTGTTTATATGAAATATCATGCTCACTCACCTCACTTACTTTCACATTCTGAGCCTCCCATCAGACTCTGTCTCCCATCCTACCTACTTCTATAGAGTagtgagataaaaaaaaatagttgaatttGTGCAGGCACTGGTCTCAAATCATTTTCATACACTGTTGCTAATTTGACCCCCACAATAACCTTGCTCAGTAGGTTATAATCCTACAGAGAAAGTGAAGCACACAGAAGTGTAGCAATTTGCCCAGGGATACACAGCCTCATGTCCTGTGCACTAAACAGACTGCTAGCGTTGAAATATTGTAGACTACCTTGGGAGAGGCACAGGGGAGAAAGGGTCCCTCCTGTTTGGCATAAGATAGAAAAATACGTTCCATTTATTTCCTGCCACAGAAACCCTAGTAAGAAGGAGGCGGCTCTGATGTGCCAGGATTTGGATTCCTGAAACATGGCCTGAATTGAATATTCCTCTCAGGTATTCCCCCAGGTTTCCCACATGGTATGAAAGCATTTCCCACATGGTATTGGattgcctgttttttgtttgttcatttgttttttatctgttTCCTGAAGAGTGTGAACGTGAGTCTTATTATTCTATGTGTGTCAAATGAGTACTACAATGCATGGAACAAAAggcatattcaataaatatttggtgaatgttTATTAAGTAACAATATGATTTGGATGAATGGAAGTGAGGAATTAGGatacattttgtaaatataatgttattcattaattcatttattcaacaaacactgaATGACTATGATAGGCAGACATCATACTAGGTGCTAGGGGACAGTGTTAGACATATTTTAATGGACACATTCAGAATATTACCTGGGATGACCAATTCAGCTGTATGGTTTTCCTCAGGATCTAATCTCCTAAAAATGCAGTAGAAAATCTCATTAGCTGTTGTGTTGATTCTCAGTGTGCTGGTCACATTTAAAAGCTTCTCCTCTCTCTTGGAATTGGTGGTGGTGGTCTTACCACTCAGGACTTGATGGTCACTGCTTGTCCAAATGACTTCGGCCTTGGGGTAGCCCTCAGCCTGACATGTTAGTTCATGTTCAGAGGTGACTGGATCGACAACCAAAATTCTTTGGTTGATTTTGTTGTATGGAGCTAGGACATAAGCAAAAAGAAGTCAGGGCTTTTGCTGAGCACAGAACTAGATATATAGCTTGATGCTGTCTACATTAGAAAGAGGATCAATGCAGGCTGGTTCTCAGAGGGATACGCTTAATGTTCAGATGCCTCAGCAGTGGGGAACACCTGCTAGCTCTGCCTCAGTTCAGTTCAAAGTTGGGACAAGTTTGGGTTAATAGGAATGACTATCTTGCTATAAAAATCATGTTGGTACATTTATTGGGCTCAAACAAAATGTAAAGATTAATTTACACTAAAaccccagacttcaccactatgtaaTATATCCGTGTGACAAAACTGCTCTTGTACctcttaaatttctacaaaaaaaatttaaagagaattATCTTTAAACCAGCAATCTTtctattcaaatataaaatacctCTCTCCATGTATTCAGGTTTTCATATGTTTCTCAGTAAAGTGCTATACTTTTTACATAGTGCcctatttcttcttaaatttattcttggatattttatttttgttgttataaatCTGTCTTTAT
It contains:
- the CD274 gene encoding programmed cell death 1 ligand 1 isoform X1, which produces MRIFAVFIFTIYWHLLNAFTVTVPKDLYVVEYGSNMTIECKFPVEKQLDLTSLIVYWEMEDKNIIQFVHGEEDLKVQHSNYRQRAQLLKDQLSLGNAALRITDVKLQDAGVYRCMISYGGADYKRITVKVNAPYNKINQRILVVDPVTSEHELTCQAEGYPKAEVIWTSSDHQVLSGKTTTTNSKREEKLLNVTSTLRINTTANEIFYCIFRRLDPEENHTAELVIPELPLALPPNERTHLVILGAIFLLLGVALTFIFYLRKGSISLIAVVSTGDEEGVRIGSIMAARKPDLTSAGWCKGIPLFNSNYIEAAWDHWVKMGCKG
- the CD274 gene encoding programmed cell death 1 ligand 1 isoform X2, which translates into the protein MRIFAVFIFTIYWHLLNAFTVTVPKDLYVVEYGSNMTIECKFPVEKQLDLTSLIVYWEMEDKNIIQFVHGEEDLKVQHSNYRQRAQLLKDQLSLGNAALRITDVKLQDAGVYRCMISYGGADYKRITVKVNAPYNKINQRILVVDPVTSEHELTCQAEGYPKAEVIWTSSDHQVLSGKTTTTNSKREEKLLNVTSTLRINTTANEIFYCIFRRLDPEENHTAELVIPELPLALPPNERTHLVILGAIFLLLGVALTFIFYLRKGRMMDMKKCGIRVTNSKKQRDTQLEET